From the genome of Miscanthus floridulus cultivar M001 chromosome 10, ASM1932011v1, whole genome shotgun sequence, one region includes:
- the LOC136486927 gene encoding receptor kinase-like protein Xa21 produces the protein MAEAMTIFCFSLLFFCSHALVSAGSSNASTEELALLAFKSMLSSPSKSLLTSWNTSSHYCSWTGVVCSRRQPERVVSLLMGSFNLSGRLSPFLGNLSFLRKLDLHGNQFVGQIPLGFGQLSRLQMLNLSTNTLHGSIPEAMGGCTNLTTLDLSNNLLQGEIPTGIGALKNLVNLSLHINGLSGDIPHSLTNLSSIKHLSLSNNRLSGEIPPDLGNLTNLQVLDLGHNMLSGAIPSSLGLLSQLSELILGYNNLSGLIPPSVWNISSLTGFYVSQNMLSGTIPPNGFSTLPHLQVIGMDNNQFHGNIPTSIGNASDFWLVQLGATLLSGIVPPEIGRLTKLKFLNLMYAFFEAEEPKDWEFLTTLTNCTQLQVIGLSYCRLAGVLPDSISNLSTSLTSLTLEHNSISGSLPRDIGNLFNLRALYLAQNSFTGIIPSSFSRLTNLQMLSLWDNKLGGLIPMAIGNLTELNYLYLAVNAFKGRIPDTIGNLTKLLELALSGNNFTGSIPTELFNIQTLSTVFDLSYNNLEGSIPQEIGNLNNLVEFHAESNKLSGLIPSALGQCQVLQNLYLQNNFLSGSIPSHLGQLKVLSILDLANNNLTGQVPKFFGDLTMLHSLNLSFNNFIGEVPNVGVFANASELSIQGNDKLCGGIPDLHLPPCLLHPLKKKHEPVVIPIVVSLAATLVILSLLYILLTWRKRTKTRTPSTTLAQGHPLISYFQLVKATDGFSPTNLLGSGSFGSVYKGELDGQDAESKDLVAVKVLKLQNPRALKSFIAECEALRNMRHRNLIKIITACASIEARGDDFKAIVYDFMPNGSLDGWIHADANEQTRERTLGLSERVTILLDVAYALNYLHCDGPTPVIHCDLKSSNVLLDADMVAHVGDFGLAKIIVDGGSVVQQSASSMGFRGTIGYAAPEYGAGNVVSTNGDIYSYGILVLEMVTARRPTDTTFREGLSLREYVELALLHNGTMDIIDMRLSLSLKNDELQGAGEGDSPHKRKTDCLIGLLRLGLSCSEELPSSRMPTGDIIKELLLIKGSLM, from the exons ATGGCGGAAGCGATGACAATTTTCTGCTTCTCATTGCTGTTCTTCTGCTCCCATGCTCTGGTGTCTGCAGGAAGCAGCAACGCCTCGACCGAAGAGCTTGCGCTACTCGCCTTCAAGTCCATGCTGTCAAGCCCATCCAAGAGCTTGCTGACATCATGGAACACTTCAAGTCACTACTGCAGCTGGACAGGAGTTGTCTGCAGCCGTCGGCAACCAGAGAGGGTGGTCTCCCTGCTCATGGGCTCCTTCAACCTTTCAGGGCGCCTATCGCCATTCCTGGGCAACCTGTCATTTCTCCGGAAGCTGGACCTTCATGGCAACCAATTTGTTGGGCAGATACCTCTGGGGTTCGGTCAACTCAGTAGGCTTCAGATGCTCAACCTGAGCACAAACACTCTCCATGGAAGCATTCCTGAGGCCATGGGAGGCTGCACCAACCTCACTACACTTGACCTGAGCAATAACCTGCTGCAAGGTGAGATCCCAACTGGCATAGGTGCCTTGAAGAATCTTGTGAATTTGAGCCTTCATATCAATGGTTTGTCAGGAGATATCCCTCACTCTCTTACAAACTTATCTTCGATCAAACACTTGTCTTTGAGCAACAACAGATTGTCAGGTGAGATACCACCAGACCTGGGTAACCTTACCAATCTTCAGGTTCTTGACCTCGGTCACAACATGTTGTCCGGAGCTATTCCTTCATCGTTGGGCTTGTTGTCCCAGTTATCTGAGCTCATCTTAGGATATAACAATTTAAGTGGGTTGATCCCCCCTTCTGTTTGGAACATCTCCTCTCTAACAGGGTTTTATGTCTCGCAAAATATGTTGAGTGGAACAATACCTCCAAATGGATTCAGTACTCTTCCTCATCTACAGGTCATAGGTATGGACAACAACCAGTTTCATGGCAATATTCCCACCTCAATTGGTAATGCATCCGATTTTTGGCTAGTTCAGCTCGGTGCTACTTTGTTAAGCGGCATTGTGCCCCCAGAGATTGGTAGGTTAACAAAGCtcaaattcttaaatctcatgTATGCTTTCTTTGAAGCTGAAGAACCCAAGGATTGGGAATTTTTAACCACATTAACGAATTGCACCCAGTTGCAAGTTATAGGTTTGAGTTATTGCAGGTTGGCAGGCGTCCTTCCAGATTCAATCTCCAATCTTTCCACTTCGTTAACATCCCTCACCCTTGAACACAACTCAATTTCAGGAAGCCTTCCTAGAGATATTGGTAATCTCTTTAACTTACGAGCTCTGTATTTGGCCCAGAACTCTTTTACAGGAATCATTCCTTCTTCCTTTAGTAGGCTTACAAATTTACAAATGCTGTCTTTGTGGGACAATAAGTTAGGTGGTCTCATCCCAATGGCTATTGGAAATCTTACGGAACTAAATTATTTGTACCTAGCCGTAAATGCCTTCAAAGGTAGGATACCAGACACAATTGGAAACCTGACAAAACTATTGGAATTAGCCCTTTCGGGAAATAACTTTACAGGCTCAATTCCCACCGAATTATTCAACATCCAGACACTCTCAACGGTTTTTGATCTGTCATATAATAACTTGGAGGGATCAATACCACAAGAAATTGGGAACTTAAACAATCTCGTAGAATTCCATGCAGAGTCGAACAAATTATCCGGTCTAATTCCTAGTGCTCTTGGTCAATGTCAAGTTCTGCAGAATCTCTATCTGCAAAATAATTTCTTAAGTGGTAGCATTCCATCACATTTGGGTCAGTTGAAAGTTTTATCAATTTTGGACCTCGCAAACAACAATTTGACCGGCCAGGTACCCAAGTTCTTCGGGGACCTTACAATGCTCCATTCTCTGAACCTTTCGTTCAACAACTTTATCGGAGAAGTACCGAATGTCGGTGTTTTTGCAAATGCTTCTGAACTTTCAATCCAAGGCAATGACAAACTTTGCGGTGGCATACCAGATCTACATTTACCTCCTTGTTTGTTACATCCACTAAAGAAAAAACACGAACCTGTGGTGATACCTATTGTTGTTTCTCTTGCCGCAACACTGGTCATCCTTTCATTACTCTACATACTTCTAACTTGGCGAAAAAGAACCAAAACAAGAACCCCTTCAACAACACTTGCGCAAGGCCACCCATTGATCTCGTACTTTCAGTTGGTGAAAGCAACAGATGGTTTCTCTCCTACCAATTTGCTGGGCTCTGGATCATTTGGGTCTGTATACAAAGGAGAGTTGGACGGTCAAGATGCTGAAAGTAAGGATCTTGTTGCTGTGAaggtactaaagcttcaaaatcctCGGGCGCTTAAGAGTTTTATTGCCGAGTGTGAAGCACTGCGAAACATGCGGCATCGGAATCTTATCAAGATAATTACAGCCTGTGCAAGCATCGAAGCCAGAGGAGATGACTTCAAAGCAATCGTGTATGACTTTATGCCTAATGGGAGTTTAGATGGTTGGATTCATGCTGACGCAAATGAACAAACAAGGGAAAGGACTTTGGGTCTCTCTGAAAGAGTGACCATACTGCTAGATGTGGCTTACGCATTGAATTACCTTCATTGTGATGGGCCCACACCTGTTATACATTGTGATCTTAAGTCCAGTAATGTGCTCTTGGATGCTGATATGGTTGCCCATGTTGGCGACTTTGGACTCGCCAAGATTATTGTTGACGGAGGCTCAGTTGTCCAACAGTCGGCGAGCTCGATGGGATTTAGAGGGACTATTGGCTATGCTGCCCCAG AGTATGGTGCTGGAAATGTTGTATCAACAAATGGAGACATCTACAGTTATGGTATTCTTGTGTTAGAAATGGTAACTGCTAGGAGGCCCACAGATACCACCTTCAGAGAAGGATTAAGCCTCCGTGAGTACGTCGAGCTGGCCCTGCTGCATAATGGAACAATGGACATTATTGACATGCGTCTCTCTTTGAGCCTCAAGAATGATGAACTTCAGGGCGCGGGCGAGGGTGATTCTCCACACAAAAGAAAGACTGATTGCCTGATTGGTTTACTTAGACTTGGATTGTCGTGCTCTGAGGAATTGCCATCCAGTAGGATGCCAACTGGGGACATCATCAAAGAGTTGCTTCTCATCAAAGGATCTCTCATGTAG